A stretch of Anaeromyxobacter dehalogenans 2CP-1 DNA encodes these proteins:
- a CDS encoding response regulator transcription factor, which translates to MRRSVLVVEDDQDLSSLLEMVLADAGHRVRTAPDGRAALAAVAAEMPGVILLDMRMPVMNGWEFAREFRSRYGRACPIVVVTAAENARLRAEEIGAEDWLAKPFDLDDVLYTVERQLGGGDEGGAPTRSLH; encoded by the coding sequence GTGAGGCGCAGCGTGCTCGTGGTGGAGGACGACCAGGACCTGTCGTCGCTCCTCGAGATGGTCCTCGCCGACGCGGGCCACCGGGTGCGCACCGCCCCGGACGGCCGGGCCGCGCTGGCGGCCGTGGCCGCGGAGATGCCGGGCGTCATCCTGCTCGACATGCGCATGCCGGTCATGAACGGGTGGGAGTTCGCGCGCGAGTTCCGCAGCCGCTACGGCCGGGCCTGCCCGATCGTGGTGGTCACCGCGGCGGAGAACGCCCGCCTGCGGGCGGAGGAGATCGGCGCGGAGGACTGGCTGGCCAAGCCGTTCGACCTCGACGACGTGCTGTACACGGTCGAGCGCCAGCTCGGCGGCGGGGACGAGGGCGGCGCGCCCACGCGGTCGCTGCACTGA
- a CDS encoding sensor histidine kinase has product MAAYALVSLLWIAFSDALLFHLVPDPVLRGRAQTVKGAFFVVVTSALLLELIRRGDLGLRTLGAEVRATVDSMVDAVLLVDEEGRIVETNRAAVELLGVASKEDLLVPLRDWGRRFDLRYLDGTPVPYERYAAVRALSGERIKAYDAMARRADGADVYFSVSAAPVEGAGHRVLAVAVLRDVTAARRLDEMREEFLSTAAHEFKTPLAVVKAYAQLMQKRAPGDPGLAVIQRQVDRLNRLVQHLLDTSRLRLQGGEGRRDTFDVSSLVAEAIEEARPSTPGHALEADAPAPAVVHADRERILRVLTSLLDNAIRFSPAGGPVQVRVETLSGEVVVSVADHGLGIPPERQPRIFERYYRAHAGTDQDYGGLGLGLDMSREIVTRHGGRMWFESVPGQGSTFHFSLPLAAQEAS; this is encoded by the coding sequence GTGGCCGCCTACGCCCTGGTCAGCCTGCTCTGGATCGCGTTCTCCGACGCGCTGCTGTTCCACCTCGTGCCCGATCCGGTCCTGCGGGGCCGGGCGCAGACCGTGAAGGGCGCGTTCTTCGTGGTGGTCACCTCCGCGCTGCTGCTCGAGCTGATCCGGCGCGGCGACCTGGGCCTGCGCACGCTGGGCGCCGAGGTGCGCGCCACCGTGGACAGCATGGTGGACGCGGTGCTCCTGGTGGACGAGGAAGGTCGCATCGTGGAGACGAACCGCGCGGCCGTCGAGCTGCTCGGGGTCGCCTCGAAGGAGGACCTGCTCGTCCCGCTCCGCGACTGGGGGCGACGCTTCGACCTGCGGTACCTGGACGGCACGCCGGTGCCCTACGAGCGCTACGCGGCGGTGCGGGCGCTCTCCGGCGAGCGCATCAAGGCGTACGACGCGATGGCCCGGCGGGCCGACGGCGCCGACGTCTACTTCAGCGTCTCGGCCGCGCCGGTGGAGGGCGCCGGGCACCGCGTGCTGGCGGTGGCGGTGCTGCGCGACGTCACCGCCGCCCGCCGGCTCGACGAGATGCGCGAGGAGTTCCTCTCGACCGCCGCGCACGAGTTCAAGACCCCGCTCGCGGTCGTGAAGGCCTACGCGCAGCTCATGCAGAAGCGCGCGCCCGGCGATCCGGGCCTGGCGGTGATCCAGCGGCAGGTGGACCGGCTCAACCGCCTGGTGCAGCACCTGCTCGACACGTCGCGCCTGCGCCTCCAGGGTGGCGAGGGCCGCCGCGACACGTTCGACGTGTCCTCCCTCGTCGCCGAGGCCATCGAGGAGGCGCGCCCGTCCACGCCCGGCCACGCGCTCGAGGCGGACGCGCCCGCGCCCGCGGTGGTCCACGCGGATCGCGAGCGGATCCTGCGCGTGCTCACCAGCCTGCTCGACAACGCCATCCGGTTCTCGCCGGCGGGCGGCCCGGTGCAGGTGCGGGTGGAGACGCTGAGCGGCGAGGTGGTCGTCTCGGTGGCGGACCACGGGCTGGGGATCCCACCCGAGCGGCAGCCGCGCATCTTCGAGCGCTACTACCGCGCGCACGCCGGCACCGACCAGGACTACGGCGGCCTCGGCCTGGGGCTCGACATGAGCCGCGAGATCGTCACCCGCCACGGCGGCCGGATGTGGTTCGAGAGCGTCCCGGGTCAGGGCTCCACCTTCCACTTCAGCCTGCCGCTCGCGGCGCAGGAGGCCTCGTGA
- a CDS encoding succinate dehydrogenase cytochrome b subunit produces the protein MPRPSRVAALWTSSIGKKALMAATGLVLFAYVVGHLLGNLQVFAGAARLDRYAELLRVSPALLWSVRAVLLIAFLVHVAAGLQLSVLRREARPVDYATYRPVASSPAARGMIWSGLLILGFVVYHLLDLTIGVVNPDFRPGQVYHNVLATFGRGLGVAIYVVAMIALGFHLWHGMWSLFQSLGVSTRRSLPGLQRFAVTVAWILAIGFTAIPLAVVVGVVR, from the coding sequence GTGCCGCGGCCCTCGCGCGTCGCGGCGCTGTGGACCTCGTCGATCGGCAAGAAGGCGCTGATGGCGGCGACCGGCCTGGTGCTGTTCGCGTACGTGGTCGGGCACCTGCTCGGCAACCTGCAGGTGTTCGCGGGGGCGGCGCGGCTCGACCGCTACGCGGAGCTGCTCCGGGTCTCGCCGGCGCTGCTCTGGTCGGTCCGCGCGGTGCTGCTGATCGCGTTCCTGGTGCACGTGGCGGCCGGCCTCCAGCTCTCGGTGCTGCGGCGCGAGGCGCGGCCGGTGGACTACGCCACCTACCGGCCGGTGGCCTCCTCCCCGGCGGCGCGCGGCATGATCTGGAGCGGCCTGCTCATCCTCGGGTTCGTCGTGTACCACCTGCTCGATCTCACGATCGGCGTGGTGAACCCGGACTTCCGACCGGGGCAGGTCTACCACAACGTCCTCGCCACGTTCGGCCGCGGGCTGGGCGTCGCCATCTACGTCGTGGCGATGATCGCGCTCGGCTTCCACCTCTGGCACGGCATGTGGTCGCTGTTCCAGTCGCTGGGCGTGTCCACGCGGCGGAGCCTGCCCGGCCTGCAGCGCTTCGCGGTGACGGTGGCGTGGATCCTGGCGATCGGGTTCACCGCCATCCCGCTCGCGGTCGTCGTGGGCGTGGTGAGGTAG
- a CDS encoding fumarate reductase/succinate dehydrogenase flavoprotein subunit — translation MPLDAKIPAGPIEQKWAQRKYELKLVNPANKRRHRILVVGTGLAGASAAASLAELGYEVETFCYQDSPRRAHSIAAQGGINAAKNYQNDGDSVARLFYDTVKGGDFRSREANVHRLAELSVNIIDQCAAQGVPFAREYGGLLANRSFGGALVSRTFYARGQTGQQLLLGAYQALQRQVAAGKVVSHPRCEMLELVLVDGRARGVVTRDLVTGEVRSHAGDAVVLATGGYGNVFYLSTNARGCNATAVWRAHRKGALFANPCYTQIHPTCIPRSGEYQSKLTLMSESLRNDGRVWVPARRGDGRPPAEIPDPERDYYLERMYPTYGNLAPRDIASRAAKTVCDEGRGVGPGGLGVYLDFRDAFARLGRRVLDERYGNLFEMYERITGDDPHDVPMRIYPAVHYTMGGLWVDYDLQSTLPGLFVLGEANFSDHGANRLGASALMQGLADGYFVVPYTVGDHVARAQAKVDTSHAAFRDAEREVASRTARLLSIGGRRTADDLHRELGTLLWTDAGMARSRASLEHALAEIPRIREAFWSDLRVPGTGEELNQELERAGRVADFLELAELLCRDALHREESCGGHFRVEHQTPDGEALRDDERFAYVAAWEWTGPGEAPALHREPLAFEYVPLQQRSYK, via the coding sequence ATGCCGCTCGACGCGAAGATCCCGGCGGGGCCGATCGAGCAGAAGTGGGCGCAGCGCAAGTACGAGCTGAAGCTGGTGAACCCCGCCAACAAGCGCCGGCACCGGATCCTGGTGGTGGGCACCGGCCTGGCCGGCGCGTCCGCGGCGGCCTCGCTGGCCGAGCTGGGCTACGAGGTCGAGACGTTCTGCTACCAGGACAGCCCGCGGCGCGCGCACTCGATCGCCGCGCAGGGCGGCATCAACGCGGCGAAGAACTACCAGAACGACGGCGACTCGGTGGCGCGGCTCTTCTACGACACCGTGAAGGGCGGCGACTTCCGCTCGCGCGAGGCCAACGTCCACCGGCTCGCCGAGCTGTCGGTGAACATCATCGACCAGTGCGCGGCGCAGGGCGTGCCGTTCGCGCGCGAGTACGGCGGCCTGCTCGCGAACCGCTCCTTCGGCGGCGCGCTCGTCTCCCGGACGTTCTACGCCCGCGGCCAGACCGGCCAGCAGCTCCTGCTCGGCGCCTACCAGGCGCTGCAACGCCAGGTGGCGGCGGGCAAGGTGGTGAGCCACCCGCGCTGCGAGATGCTCGAGCTGGTGCTGGTGGACGGGCGGGCGCGCGGCGTGGTCACCCGCGACCTCGTCACCGGCGAGGTGCGCTCGCATGCCGGCGACGCGGTGGTGCTCGCGACCGGCGGCTACGGCAACGTGTTCTACCTCTCCACGAACGCGCGCGGCTGCAACGCCACCGCGGTCTGGCGCGCGCACCGCAAGGGCGCGCTGTTCGCGAACCCCTGCTACACGCAGATCCACCCGACCTGCATCCCGCGCTCCGGCGAGTACCAGTCGAAGCTCACGCTCATGAGCGAGTCGCTCCGCAACGACGGGCGGGTCTGGGTGCCCGCCCGCCGCGGCGACGGGCGCCCGCCCGCCGAGATCCCCGACCCGGAGCGCGACTACTACCTGGAGCGGATGTACCCGACCTACGGCAACCTCGCGCCGCGCGACATCGCCTCGCGGGCGGCCAAGACCGTCTGCGACGAGGGGCGCGGCGTCGGGCCCGGCGGGCTGGGCGTCTACCTCGACTTCCGCGACGCGTTCGCGCGGCTGGGCCGGCGCGTGCTCGACGAGCGGTACGGCAACCTGTTCGAGATGTACGAGCGCATCACCGGCGACGATCCGCACGACGTGCCGATGCGGATCTACCCCGCGGTGCACTACACGATGGGCGGGCTGTGGGTGGACTACGACCTGCAGAGCACCCTCCCCGGCCTGTTCGTGCTCGGCGAGGCGAACTTCTCCGACCACGGGGCGAACCGGCTCGGCGCGAGCGCGCTCATGCAGGGGCTCGCCGACGGCTACTTCGTCGTCCCCTACACGGTGGGCGACCACGTGGCCCGCGCGCAGGCGAAGGTGGACACCTCGCACGCCGCCTTCCGGGACGCGGAGCGCGAGGTGGCGTCGCGCACCGCGCGGCTGCTGTCCATCGGCGGCCGGCGCACCGCCGACGACCTGCACCGCGAGCTGGGCACGCTCCTCTGGACCGACGCGGGGATGGCGCGCTCGCGGGCGTCGCTGGAGCACGCGCTCGCCGAGATCCCGCGCATCCGGGAGGCGTTCTGGAGCGACCTGCGGGTACCGGGCACCGGCGAGGAGCTGAACCAGGAGCTGGAGCGCGCCGGCCGCGTGGCCGACTTCCTGGAGCTGGCGGAGCTCCTGTGCCGCGACGCGCTGCACCGCGAGGAGTCCTGCGGCGGGCACTTCCGGGTCGAGCACCAGACGCCCGACGGCGAGGCGCTTCGCGACGACGAGCGGTTCGCCTACGTGGCGGCGTGGGAGTGGACGGGGCCGGGCGAGGCCCCGGCGCTGCACCGGGAGCCGCTCGCGTTCGAGTACGTCCCGCTCCAGCAGCGCAGCTACAAGTGA